Proteins from one Pirellulales bacterium genomic window:
- the rplN gene encoding 50S ribosomal protein L14 — MIQMQTRLNVADNTGAREVMCFKVLGGSRRRYAGLGDIVVCSVKSVISGSDIKKKAVVQGVIVRCKKPTRRTDGSYVRFDSNAVVLIDAEKNPRGTRIFGAVARELRERNFMKIVSLASEVV, encoded by the coding sequence ATGATCCAAATGCAAACCAGGCTGAACGTGGCCGATAACACCGGCGCCCGCGAAGTAATGTGCTTCAAGGTGCTTGGCGGCAGCCGACGGCGCTATGCCGGGCTAGGCGATATTGTGGTGTGCAGCGTGAAAAGCGTGATTTCCGGCAGCGACATTAAAAAGAAGGCGGTCGTGCAAGGGGTCATCGTCCGTTGCAAAAAGCCGACGCGCCGCACCGACGGTAGTTACGTGCGGTTCGACAGCAACGCCGTGGTGCTCATCGATGCGGAAAAAAATCCGCGCGGCACGCGCATTTTCGGAGCCGTGGCTCGGGAGCTGCGCGAACGGAATTTCATGAAAATTGTAAGCTTAGCAAGCGAAGTAGTGTGA